A single Bos mutus isolate GX-2022 chromosome 25, NWIPB_WYAK_1.1, whole genome shotgun sequence DNA region contains:
- the PPP1R35 gene encoding protein phosphatase 1 regulatory subunit 35, with product MMVYNGSQLESVEEGEAVAVPGPPPEPRAPEPGAPVPEPGLDLSLSPRSESPGRGRRNCSPGRRKGRADRRGGARKGRQVRFLLAPPSPVRSEPPPAAASSSEKPEAPQDLGAPVQQSSLALSLELQAARAAAGGQFDAAKAVEEQLRKSFQTRCGLEESVTEGLNVPRSKRLFRDLVSLQVPEEQVLNAALREKLALLPPQARAPPPKEPPGPGPDMTILCDPETLFYESPHLTLEGLPPLRLQLRPRPSEDTFLMHRTLRRWEA from the exons ATGATGGTCTATAACGGGTCACAGCTGGAATCGGTGGAAGAGGGAGAGGCCGTGGCGGTCCCAGGGCCACCCCCAGAACCCCGCGCTCCGGAGCCCGGAGCCCCGGTGCCGGAGCCCGGCCTGGACCTGAGCCTGAGCCCACGGTCCGAGAGTCCCGGACGCGGACGGCGCAACTGCAGCCCGGGACGGCGGAAGGGGCGGGCGGACCGGCGGGGCGGGGCCCGCAAGGGGCGGCAG GTCCGCTTCCTCCTGGCGCCGCCTTCCCCGGTCCGGTCCGAGCCGCCGCCGGCCGCCGCCTCATCGAGCGAGAAGCCCGAGGCGCCTCAGGACTTGGGGGCGCCGGTGCAGCAGAGTAGCCTGGCCCTGAGCCTCGAGCTGCAGGCCGCGAGGGCCGCAGCCGGGGGCCAGTTCGATGCCGCGAAGGCCGTGGAAGAACAGCTGAGAAAGTCATTTCAGACCCGCTGCGGCCTGGAGGAGAGCGTGACCGAGG GGCTGAACGTGCCGCGCTCCAAGCGGCTCTTCCGAGATCTGGTGAGTCTGCAGGTGCCGGAGGAACAGGTTCTGAACGCCGCGCTGAGGGAGAAACTGGCGCTCCTGCCGCCGCAGGCCCGCGCCCCACCTCCAAAG GAGCCACCTGGCCCAGGGCCAGACATGACCATATTGTGTGATCCGGAAACATTATTTTATGAATCTCCACACCTGACCCTGGAAGGTCTGCCCCCGCTCCGGCTTCAACTCCGGCCCCGTCCTTCAGAAGATACCTTCCTTATGCATCGGACACTGAGGCGATGGGAGGCGTAG